Genomic segment of uncultured Desulfobacter sp.:
GATGATTATACGGTGAGAACCAGAACTGTGGGCGTCGGTGTCATGACCTATGAACAGGCCTATGATCTGGGAGCGGCCGGACCTACGCTTCGCGGCTCCGGGGTTGCACAGGATATGCGCCTGACCGGGTACGGTGCGTATAAACACCTGGATTTCCAGGCGGTGACCCATAAAGACGGCGATTGTTACGCCAGATGCTGGGTTCGTTTCCATGAGGTGTACCAGTCCATAGATCTGGTACGCCAAGCCATTGCCGCGTTACCTGCCGGCGACCTTGCCGTAAAGGTCAAAGGCAATCCGGAAGGAGAGACGGTCGTGCGTGTGGAACAGCCCCGGGGCGAGTGCCTTTATTATGTAAAGGGCAACGGCACCAAGCTGCTGGACCGGGTGCGAATCCGCACCCCAACCTTTGCCAACATCCCCTGCCTTCTGACCATGCTGCCGGAATGTGAACTGGCCGACGTGCCGGTCATTGTCTTATCCATTGATCCATGCGTCAGCTGTACGGAACGCTAAAAAGGAGCCTTATGTTTAATTTTACACCCAGCATACTTAAAAATATTGCCTCACGCCCGGCCACCCGGCAATATCCGGTTGTTAAGCGCGAATTGCCCGAAGGCGTGCGCGGAGAGCTGTACAATGATATTGATGCGTGTATTTTCTGCGGCATGTGTTCACGCAAATGCCCATCACTTTGCATCACGGTGGACAAAAAGGAGGGCACATGGACCTGTGATCCATTCAGGTGCGTCTATTGCGGTATCTGTGCAGACGCCTGCCCGACTCATTGCCTGCATTTCCACAAAGCACATAGAACAGTGGCAACGGAACGGCAGATGATCTCCATGCAGGGCGTGCCCAAAGCAAAGAATAAAAATAAAACCGATTAAGCTTTTTTGCAAAAAGCACACTTATGGTTTTATAATACGCATTAAAAAATAGGGCTGGTGG
This window contains:
- a CDS encoding 4Fe-4S binding protein — translated: MFNFTPSILKNIASRPATRQYPVVKRELPEGVRGELYNDIDACIFCGMCSRKCPSLCITVDKKEGTWTCDPFRCVYCGICADACPTHCLHFHKAHRTVATERQMISMQGVPKAKNKNKTD